The Flexivirga aerilata sequence GGCGACGATGATCACGTTGCGGTGGTCGTGGAAGTCGACCTTGGTGAGCGTCTGGATGCCCACGACGGCGACGGTCGCGAACATCGCCAGGCCGGCGCCACCGAGCACCGGCGCGGGTATGCCGGCGACGATCGCGCCCGCCTTGGGGATCAGGCCGAGGACGATCATGAAGACCCCGGCGGCGGCCACGACATACCGGCTCTTGATCCGGGTGAGCCGCACGAGCCCGACGTTCTCGGCGAAACAGGTGTAGGGAAAGGAGTTGAACACGCCACCGATGACGGTCGCGAGACCGTCGGCCCGCAGTGCCCGCGTGACGTCCTCGGAGCCGACCCGCTTCTGCACGATCTCGCCGGTCGCGAACACGTCGCCGGTCGTCTCCACCGCGGTGATGAGCATGACGATGACCATCGAAATGATCGCTGCCACAGCGAATTTCGGCGCACCGAAGTAGAACGGGGTCGTCACTCCGGCCCAGCTGGAGCTGCCGACGTCGGTGAACGACGCGTCGCCCAGCAGCCAGGCGACGGCGGTGCCGGCGACCAGGCCGATCAGGACGGCGATGGTCGCGATGAAGCCGCGGAACACCCGCTGGATGATCACGATCAGCAGCACGGTGCCGAGCGCGTAGGCGAGGTTGCGCGCGCTGGTCGGGTCCTGCTTGCCGTCGAGGCCGGTCACCGCGTCGCCGGCGGCGACGGGCAGCAGGGCGAGGCCGATCACGGTGATCACCGAGCCGGTCACCACCGGCGGGAAGAAGCGGACCAGTTTGCCGAAGAACGGTGCGATCGCGAAGGTGACCAGTCCCGCGACGAGCACCGAACCGTAGATCGTGAGCAGGCCGTCGGTGCCGCCGCCTGCGGCGACGCCGATCGAGATCATCGGGGAGACCGCGGTGAACGTGACGCCCTGCAGCAGGGGCAGTCGCACGCCGATCTTCCAGAAGCCGACGGACTGGATGATGGAGGCGATGCCGCAGGTGAACAGGTCGGCGTTGATCAGGTGGATCAGCTGCTGGTTGTTCAGCCCGATGCTGCGCGCCAGCAGAATCGGCACGATGACGGCGCCGGCGTAGAAGGCCAGCACGTGCTGGAAACCGTAGATCGCGAGCTTGCCGGGCGGCAGCACCTCGTCGACCGGGTGGACCCGCTTCTTCACGGGCTGCATCGTGTCGCTCATCGGCACGCTCCTCGTCATTCCCTGCACGCGGCAGTCGGAGCA is a genomic window containing:
- the uraD gene encoding 2-oxo-4-hydroxy-4-carboxy-5-ureidoimidazoline decarboxylase, with the protein product MSDTMQPVKKRVHPVDEVLPPGKLAIYGFQHVLAFYAGAVIVPILLARSIGLNNQQLIHLINADLFTCGIASIIQSVGFWKIGVRLPLLQGVTFTAVSPMISIGVAAGGGTDGLLTIYGSVLVAGLVTFAIAPFFGKLVRFFPPVVTGSVITVIGLALLPVAAGDAVTGLDGKQDPTSARNLAYALGTVLLIVIIQRVFRGFIATIAVLIGLVAGTAVAWLLGDASFTDVGSSSWAGVTTPFYFGAPKFAVAAIISMVIVMLITAVETTGDVFATGEIVQKRVGSEDVTRALRADGLATVIGGVFNSFPYTCFAENVGLVRLTRIKSRYVVAAAGVFMIVLGLIPKAGAIVAGIPAPVLGGAGLAMFATVAVVGIQTLTKVDFHDHRNVIIVATSLGLAMFVTAQPDVAKVLPTDLQVLLGSGITIGSISAFVLYLVFFHLGSGLGPAVAGTPGNLIRLEQVNRMDRDEFVTTFGPLFQGPPWIAERAYEHRPFRGTLDLRQAFQEALFSGTEAQQHELINAYPRLGADEPDLEAQSVEDQDTHHLTSLGGSNRDELDALTTAYEERFGIPLIVCVREEGSLDELLAHGRHRLGNSPAQEHYRAMVEIGKIAGYRFDTLVADANPYLSAKTTHLRLQ